The Caldibacillus debilis DSM 16016 genome includes a window with the following:
- a CDS encoding uracil-DNA glycosylase, protein MKKQILKNDWAPLLEEEFEKPYYLKLRAFLKKEYMTRTIYPNMYDIFNALHYTPFSKVKAVILGQDPYHGPNQAHGLSFSVKPGVEPPPSLKNIFAELHNDLGCPIPDHGCLIPWAEQGILLLNTVLTVREGQPNSHRGVGWEIFTDRVIEVLNQREEPVVYILWGSAAQSKVSLIDTSKHYIIRSPHPSPLSAHRGFFGSRPFSKTNAILRQLGLEEIDWEIPKLAEFRQSLAR, encoded by the coding sequence GTGAAAAAGCAGATTTTAAAAAACGATTGGGCTCCCCTTTTGGAAGAGGAATTTGAAAAACCGTACTATTTGAAACTGAGGGCTTTTTTGAAAAAGGAATATATGACCCGGACCATCTATCCGAACATGTATGATATTTTTAACGCCCTCCATTACACGCCCTTCAGCAAAGTGAAGGCGGTGATTTTGGGGCAGGATCCTTATCACGGGCCCAACCAGGCCCACGGCCTCAGCTTTTCCGTAAAGCCGGGGGTTGAACCGCCCCCTTCCTTAAAAAATATCTTTGCCGAACTTCACAACGATTTGGGCTGCCCCATACCCGATCACGGCTGTTTGATTCCTTGGGCCGAACAGGGGATCCTCCTGTTAAATACGGTTTTGACGGTCCGCGAAGGCCAGCCCAATTCCCACCGGGGCGTGGGATGGGAGATCTTTACCGACCGGGTCATCGAAGTTCTCAACCAAAGGGAAGAGCCGGTCGTGTACATTTTGTGGGGGAGCGCCGCCCAAAGCAAAGTTTCTTTGATCGACACATCCAAGCATTACATCATCCGTTCCCCCCACCCGAGTCCTCTGTCGGCGCACCGCGGCTTTTTCGGCAGCCGTCCCTTTTCCAAAACGAACGCCATATTGCGGCAGCTGGGATTGGAAGAAATCGATTGGGAAATTCCCAAATTGGCCGAATTCCGGCAATCGCTGGCCCGCTGA
- a CDS encoding alpha/beta hydrolase family protein, which translates to MLRFSKPDAENFFRVVHVENFAVSPDEKQLVFSANINGRYNLWAMDLPNAFPYPFAFYGQNTDALRFDKEGRFLIASFDKDGDENLQIYALPPHGGEWVPLRVQEGERHFFIDLSEDGRRLYYTTTKNNPTFLNTYVYDIETGKETLILEGKDAGTTLCAVSPGENSVVYGKFFSNSHSRGYVRAGGNDFPLIPDAEEPHLEGEFVYVSENEIYFLTNYQSDFVYLAKFDVSAKRFSKVLQMDKEEFSLLRYGKKDQVLYIVGSYGMEDRLYRYDLKTGEARQLNLPASVVEKLTVAYSGNLYILARSATRPNNIYRSADGGMTWEELTRCRVPGISEADLVEPEIVKYPSFDGLEIEALFFRAKGEKANGHVILWPHGGPQAAERKMFRALFQLLLSRGYSIFAPNFRGSTNYGLKFLKMVERDWGGGPRLDNIAGLEWLIKNGYADRKKIFLMGGSYGGYMALLLHGRHAEYFKAVVDIFGVSNLFSFIESMPEFWKPIAREWVGDPEKDKEKLTEDSPITYIDGMAKPMLVVQGANDPRVVKNESDQIVEALRKKGREVEYIVLEDEGHGFSKKENEIKVYNQILAFFDKHAK; encoded by the coding sequence ATGCTCCGTTTTTCCAAACCTGATGCGGAGAACTTTTTCCGTGTCGTTCACGTGGAAAATTTCGCCGTCAGTCCAGACGAAAAACAATTGGTTTTCAGCGCCAACATCAACGGCCGGTACAATCTTTGGGCGATGGATTTGCCCAATGCCTTCCCCTATCCCTTCGCCTTCTACGGCCAAAACACGGATGCGCTGCGCTTTGACAAGGAAGGCCGCTTTCTGATTGCCAGCTTCGACAAAGACGGCGATGAAAATCTGCAAATCTACGCCCTTCCCCCGCACGGCGGCGAATGGGTGCCGCTTCGCGTCCAGGAAGGGGAGCGTCATTTTTTCATCGATCTCTCGGAGGACGGAAGACGGTTATATTACACGACGACGAAAAACAATCCCACGTTTTTGAACACGTATGTTTACGATATCGAAACGGGGAAAGAAACCCTGATCCTGGAAGGAAAAGACGCCGGGACGACCCTTTGCGCCGTCAGTCCCGGGGAAAATAGCGTAGTATACGGAAAATTTTTCAGCAACAGCCATTCGCGCGGCTATGTCCGCGCTGGCGGCAACGACTTCCCCCTGATCCCGGACGCGGAGGAACCCCATCTCGAAGGGGAATTCGTTTATGTCTCCGAAAACGAAATTTATTTTTTAACCAATTATCAAAGCGATTTTGTCTATTTGGCCAAATTTGATGTATCGGCAAAGCGGTTTTCAAAAGTCCTGCAAATGGATAAAGAGGAATTCTCCCTCCTCCGTTACGGCAAAAAGGATCAGGTTCTTTACATCGTCGGCTCTTACGGGATGGAAGACAGGCTGTACCGTTATGATCTGAAAACCGGCGAAGCGAGGCAATTGAACTTGCCGGCCAGTGTGGTGGAAAAACTGACGGTGGCCTATTCCGGGAACCTGTACATACTCGCCCGCTCCGCCACGCGGCCGAACAATATTTACCGTTCCGCGGACGGGGGCATGACCTGGGAAGAGCTGACCCGCTGCCGCGTCCCGGGGATTTCCGAAGCGGACTTGGTGGAACCGGAGATCGTAAAATATCCCTCCTTTGACGGATTGGAAATCGAAGCATTGTTTTTCCGGGCGAAGGGGGAAAAGGCCAACGGCCACGTCATCCTCTGGCCCCACGGCGGACCGCAGGCTGCGGAACGGAAGATGTTCCGCGCCCTTTTCCAATTGCTCCTTTCCCGGGGATATTCCATCTTCGCGCCAAACTTCAGGGGCTCGACCAATTACGGCCTGAAATTTTTGAAAATGGTGGAGCGGGATTGGGGCGGCGGCCCGCGCCTGGACAATATCGCCGGTTTGGAATGGCTGATCAAAAACGGCTACGCCGACCGGAAGAAAATCTTCCTGATGGGGGGAAGCTACGGCGGATACATGGCGCTTTTGCTCCATGGCCGCCACGCGGAATATTTCAAAGCCGTCGTGGATATTTTCGGCGTCAGCAACCTCTTCTCCTTTATCGAATCGATGCCCGAATTCTGGAAACCGATCGCCCGGGAATGGGTCGGCGATCCCGAGAAAGACAAGGAAAAACTCACCGAAGACTCGCCGATTACCTACATCGACGGCATGGCGAAACCGATGCTCGTCGTTCAGGGCGCCAATGACCCCCGCGTCGTCAAGAACGAGTCGGATCAAATCGTGGAAGCTTTGAGGAAAAAGGGACGGGAAGTGGAATACATCGTGCTGGAGGATGAGGGCCACGGATTCTCGAAAAAGGAAAACGAAATAAAAGTTTACAATCAGATCCTCGCGTTTTTTGACAAGCATGCCAAATGA
- a CDS encoding DUF2680 domain-containing protein: MRFSKIIMLMVLLACFGLGAGHAFAEEPSSLERGKNTQLTEEQQKELENLHTEILDLRKELMEKYVEYGIFSKEQAEDYLSHMESRFERLKQSGFIPHWHWKVKERGKEQ, encoded by the coding sequence TTGCGCTTTTCAAAAATCATCATGCTTATGGTTCTCCTCGCTTGTTTCGGTTTAGGGGCCGGGCATGCGTTTGCCGAAGAACCCTCCTCCCTTGAACGGGGAAAAAACACCCAATTGACGGAAGAACAACAAAAGGAATTGGAAAACTTACATACGGAAATTTTGGACTTGCGGAAAGAATTGATGGAAAAATACGTGGAGTACGGCATTTTTTCCAAAGAACAAGCGGAAGACTACCTGTCCCATATGGAAAGCCGTTTTGAACGGCTGAAACAAAGCGGATTTATCCCCCATTGGCATTGGAAGGTGAAAGAACGGGGAAAGGAACAGTAA
- a CDS encoding BglG family transcription antiterminator, whose product MLEKKSLQLFHLLLSTNPKSYPLFIENVQMSERQFFYHLDKINYFLRQNQAPPISIAQKEIRIPEEVFDQWKTGRLNVLPKDFQFDEEERSYLLLIYTFIRKEPISNTHYQLLLNVSKNTATSAVRQANQFSKKFRVDIRYSRENGFHLKGQEEDKRNLTLKCISMFSSHPKKHEILRHLLLEHGYEDRFQLYESKLREIGASFGLTFIEERLFDFLYLLQMIHIRQRQKKWVQIHADTMEFLKKQEMYQVARAIQEELGESTDPQELAYLTMLLLGITLGNLSAVPSGILKTMTEKMINDFEKFACFQIQDKEKAVNTLFSHFKPAYYRMLYKIPITNPLLNEIKKEHATLFHLVTEVMKPIQEMLNIDIPEDEIGFLTLHFGALLEQNAMKEKPIQAIIVCPNGVSSSLMVETYLRSLFPSFRWITSISKEEFSKTDEDLYDIVFSTVPLQTEKPLFIVKPIMNEAEKKMLHHRVMEHLFKQPAPFPTPERLMKIIGKYAEIKEPEKLKDAITMELYGKTGGTTIRRIQPLLNELLTETMIQFETAVPDWKNAIAKAAEPLLKNGYIEPSYIEAMITNVEKMGPYFIIHPGIAIPHARPENGVNKLGMSFLKLKEPAYLLNEEKNAASVFICLAAIDNTTHLKALSQLTRLLGNKESLNRLLNVENTAELLALIDEYSTE is encoded by the coding sequence ATGCTGGAAAAGAAAAGCCTGCAACTGTTTCATCTGCTTTTATCGACGAACCCGAAATCCTATCCGCTTTTCATCGAAAACGTCCAAATGAGCGAAAGGCAATTTTTTTATCACTTGGACAAGATCAATTATTTTCTCCGGCAAAACCAGGCGCCGCCCATATCCATCGCCCAGAAGGAAATCCGGATCCCGGAGGAAGTGTTCGACCAATGGAAAACGGGACGGCTAAATGTCTTGCCGAAAGATTTTCAATTCGATGAAGAGGAACGGAGTTATTTGCTGCTCATTTACACCTTCATCCGAAAGGAGCCGATTTCCAATACCCACTATCAGCTTTTGTTAAACGTCAGCAAAAACACGGCAACATCGGCAGTCAGGCAGGCGAATCAGTTCAGCAAGAAATTTCGGGTGGACATCCGTTACTCGCGGGAAAATGGCTTTCATTTGAAAGGCCAGGAAGAAGACAAAAGGAATTTGACGCTGAAATGCATCTCCATGTTTTCTTCCCACCCGAAAAAGCACGAAATTTTACGGCACCTCCTCCTCGAACACGGATACGAAGACCGGTTCCAGCTGTACGAAAGCAAATTGCGGGAAATCGGCGCCTCTTTCGGATTGACGTTTATCGAGGAGAGATTGTTCGATTTCCTGTATTTGCTGCAGATGATCCATATCCGGCAAAGGCAGAAGAAATGGGTGCAAATTCACGCGGACACGATGGAGTTTCTGAAAAAACAGGAAATGTACCAGGTGGCGAGGGCGATCCAGGAAGAGCTGGGCGAGAGCACCGATCCCCAGGAACTGGCCTACCTGACGATGTTGCTTTTGGGCATCACGTTGGGAAATTTGTCCGCCGTGCCGTCAGGGATTTTAAAAACGATGACCGAAAAGATGATCAACGACTTTGAAAAATTCGCTTGTTTTCAAATTCAAGACAAGGAAAAGGCCGTCAACACCCTGTTCAGCCACTTCAAACCGGCCTATTACAGGATGCTCTATAAGATCCCGATCACCAACCCATTATTAAACGAAATCAAAAAGGAACACGCGACCCTTTTTCACCTGGTCACGGAAGTGATGAAGCCGATCCAGGAAATGCTCAATATCGACATCCCCGAGGACGAGATCGGATTTTTGACGCTCCATTTCGGGGCGCTGCTGGAACAAAACGCGATGAAAGAAAAACCGATTCAAGCCATCATCGTCTGCCCGAACGGCGTCAGTTCCAGCCTGATGGTGGAAACCTATTTGCGTTCCCTGTTCCCGTCCTTTCGATGGATCACTTCCATCTCAAAGGAAGAATTTTCAAAAACAGACGAAGATCTTTACGACATCGTATTTTCCACGGTGCCATTGCAGACGGAAAAGCCCCTGTTTATCGTCAAACCGATCATGAACGAAGCGGAAAAAAAGATGCTGCACCACCGGGTGATGGAACATCTGTTCAAACAGCCGGCGCCCTTTCCCACACCGGAAAGATTGATGAAAATCATCGGGAAATACGCCGAAATCAAGGAACCGGAAAAATTAAAAGACGCTATAACCATGGAATTATACGGGAAAACCGGAGGAACAACGATAAGGAGGATTCAACCGTTGTTAAACGAGCTGTTAACGGAAACGATGATCCAATTTGAAACGGCCGTACCGGACTGGAAAAACGCCATCGCGAAAGCGGCCGAGCCATTGCTGAAAAACGGGTACATCGAACCGTCCTACATCGAAGCGATGATCACAAACGTGGAAAAAATGGGTCCTTATTTCATCATCCATCCGGGGATCGCCATCCCCCACGCAAGGCCGGAAAACGGCGTGAACAAACTGGGCATGAGCTTTTTGAAATTAAAAGAACCGGCATATCTGCTGAATGAAGAAAAAAATGCGGCCTCCGTTTTCATTTGCCTGGCGGCCATCGATAATACCACCCATTTAAAAGCCCTGTCTCAGCTGACCCGGCTGCTCGGAAACAAGGAAAGCTTAAACCGGCTTTTAAATGTGGAAAATACGGCGGAACTCTTAGCCTTGATCGACGAGTATTCCACTGAATGA
- a CDS encoding PTS sugar transporter subunit IIB, protein MKILAVCGSGLGSSFMLEMNIRQALQELGVSGVEVDHSDLSSATSDLADLFVMGKDIAEGAGHLGEIIVLDSIIDQDELKAKLKEKLEQFGLL, encoded by the coding sequence ATGAAAATCTTAGCCGTCTGCGGATCCGGGCTCGGAAGCAGCTTCATGCTGGAAATGAATATCCGGCAGGCCCTTCAGGAACTCGGGGTTAGCGGCGTCGAAGTGGATCACAGCGATTTAAGTTCGGCAACCAGCGACCTGGCGGACCTGTTCGTCATGGGCAAAGACATCGCCGAAGGGGCCGGTCATTTGGGAGAGATCATCGTATTGGACAGCATCATCGATCAGGATGAATTGAAGGCAAAGCTGAAAGAAAAATTGGAACAATTTGGATTACTCTAG
- a CDS encoding PTS ascorbate transporter subunit IIC: MRQLVLDILSQPAVLVAAIALIGLLIQKKSSAEIIKGTTKTFLGFIVLSAGANVLVGSLDPFGKMFQEAFHVNGVVPNNEAIVAMALTKYGSTTALIMFFGMIANILVARFTNLKYIFLTGHHTLYMACMIAVILLVAGMEGFQLVLIGSLALGLIMAVFPALAQPFMRKITGNDQVGFGHFSTLGYVLSGAIGSVVGKNSPSTEKINFPKGLGFLRDSSISIALTMSVLYIIVAIIAGPDYIEKNLSNGTHFIVFSIVQAVTFAAGVFIILTGVRLILAEIVPAFKGISNKLVPNAKPALDCPIVFPYAPNAVLIGFFCSFLGGIVGMFILGAVGAVIILPGVVPHFFTGATAGVFGNATGGIRGATIGSFFNGLLITFLPVFLMPVLGDLGFANTTFSDSDFAASGIILGYITKYLGSAGLTVFVLAAVIIPVAVYFLRGKKRVSEDH, translated from the coding sequence ATGCGCCAATTAGTACTGGATATTTTAAGCCAACCGGCGGTTTTGGTTGCCGCGATCGCATTGATCGGTTTGCTCATTCAGAAAAAATCATCGGCCGAAATTATTAAAGGAACGACGAAAACCTTTTTGGGATTTATCGTTCTCTCGGCGGGCGCCAATGTGCTCGTCGGCTCCTTGGACCCCTTCGGAAAAATGTTTCAGGAAGCCTTCCATGTGAACGGGGTCGTTCCGAATAATGAGGCCATCGTCGCCATGGCGCTGACAAAATACGGTTCTACAACCGCACTTATTATGTTCTTTGGAATGATCGCGAACATTCTTGTCGCCCGTTTCACGAATTTGAAATATATCTTCCTTACCGGCCACCATACGCTGTACATGGCTTGCATGATCGCCGTCATTTTGCTGGTGGCGGGAATGGAAGGATTCCAGCTGGTATTGATCGGTTCTTTGGCTCTCGGATTGATCATGGCCGTTTTCCCCGCATTGGCCCAGCCGTTCATGAGGAAAATCACCGGCAATGACCAAGTCGGTTTCGGCCATTTCAGCACCTTGGGCTATGTTTTGTCGGGGGCGATTGGAAGCGTTGTCGGCAAAAATTCCCCTTCCACCGAAAAAATCAACTTTCCGAAAGGGCTGGGATTTTTGCGCGACAGCTCGATCAGCATCGCATTGACCATGTCCGTCCTCTATATTATTGTCGCCATCATCGCGGGGCCGGACTACATTGAAAAAAATCTCAGCAACGGAACCCACTTCATCGTCTTTTCCATCGTACAGGCGGTCACCTTCGCGGCAGGGGTATTCATCATCTTGACCGGCGTCCGTTTGATTTTGGCGGAAATCGTGCCGGCCTTCAAGGGAATATCCAATAAGCTCGTTCCCAACGCCAAACCAGCCCTCGATTGCCCGATCGTGTTCCCCTATGCGCCCAACGCCGTTTTAATCGGGTTCTTCTGCAGCTTCCTGGGCGGCATCGTCGGCATGTTCATCCTCGGTGCGGTCGGCGCGGTCATCATCCTTCCCGGAGTCGTTCCCCATTTCTTTACGGGGGCAACCGCCGGCGTTTTCGGCAACGCCACCGGAGGGATCCGCGGTGCAACGATCGGTTCGTTTTTCAACGGTCTCTTGATCACCTTCCTGCCGGTGTTCCTGATGCCGGTCTTAGGGGATCTGGGCTTCGCCAACACGACCTTCTCCGATTCGGATTTCGCCGCATCCGGCATCATTTTGGGATACATCACGAAATATCTCGGTTCCGCCGGGCTGACGGTGTTCGTCCTCGCAGCCGTGATCATTCCGGTTGCCGTGTATTTCTTGCGGGGGAAGAAAAGGGTGTCCGAGGATCATTGA
- a CDS encoding transketolase, with protein sequence MNALELFRDQIRLWTLKQLYHLGFGHYGGSLSIVEALAVLYGKVMKITPDNFHDEKRDRFILSKGHGGPALYATLALKGFIPFGMLYTLNQNGTRLPSHPDRNLTPGVEMTTGSLGQGISVAVGVALSHKLSGIPAYTYTIVGDGELNEGQCWEAIQFAAHHQLHRLVVLVDDNKKQLDGWTKDIVNPRDFVEKFKSFGFWSRRVDGSSLAEIEEAIEEGKKQTEMPIAIILDTKKGQGVPYLEAKEDNHHIRPTEEDKRAIEAAIQELERKCAGGVAQ encoded by the coding sequence ATGAACGCATTGGAATTGTTTAGGGACCAAATCCGGCTATGGACATTGAAGCAGCTTTACCATCTCGGATTCGGCCATTACGGCGGGAGCCTCTCCATCGTGGAGGCTCTTGCCGTCCTTTACGGAAAGGTGATGAAGATCACGCCGGACAACTTTCATGATGAAAAGCGGGACCGCTTCATTTTATCGAAGGGACACGGCGGACCTGCGCTTTATGCGACGCTCGCCCTCAAAGGTTTTATCCCCTTCGGCATGCTTTATACCCTCAATCAGAACGGCACCAGACTCCCTTCCCATCCGGACCGGAATTTGACGCCGGGCGTCGAAATGACAACGGGCTCCCTCGGCCAAGGGATTTCCGTTGCCGTCGGGGTCGCTTTATCCCACAAACTTTCCGGCATCCCCGCCTACACCTATACGATCGTGGGAGACGGGGAACTCAACGAAGGCCAGTGCTGGGAAGCGATCCAATTTGCCGCCCATCATCAATTGCACAGGCTTGTGGTATTGGTCGATGACAATAAAAAGCAATTGGACGGTTGGACAAAGGATATCGTCAATCCCCGCGATTTCGTAGAAAAATTCAAATCCTTCGGCTTCTGGTCGCGCCGGGTGGACGGAAGCAGTTTGGCGGAAATCGAAGAGGCGATCGAGGAAGGGAAAAAACAGACGGAAATGCCGATCGCCATCATCCTCGATACGAAGAAAGGACAAGGGGTGCCATATTTGGAAGCGAAAGAAGATAATCACCATATCCGGCCGACCGAAGAGGACAAAAGGGCGATCGAAGCGGCCATCCAAGAACTGGAGCGGAAATGTGCAGGAGGGGTTGCCCAATGA
- a CDS encoding transketolase family protein yields the protein MNALSSQRLKPEEKEMRQVYAETVLELAQKDPRVIALEADLMSSISTNKIQPFIPKQIINCGIMEAHMMGVAAGMALTGKIPFVHTFAQFATRRAFDQLFVSLAYAKLNVKILGSDAGVTAEHNGGTHMAFEDLGLVRLIPHATVYEASDGTMLRELLVQSYGEYGVHYIRTIRKKALQLYDKGEKFPKGKGKLLRDGKDAAIIASGIMVAESLLAADLLANQGIDVMVIDMYTIKPIDRDLLIHAAKTAGLVITAENHNVIGGLGSAVAETLAETFPVPVYRIGVREQFGQVGKTDYLKEYYGLTAKHIAETVLEQIKRKKE from the coding sequence ATGAACGCTTTATCTTCCCAACGATTAAAACCCGAAGAAAAGGAAATGAGACAGGTCTATGCGGAGACGGTCTTGGAACTTGCGCAAAAAGACCCCCGCGTCATCGCCTTGGAAGCCGATCTTATGAGCTCCATTTCCACCAACAAAATCCAGCCGTTCATTCCGAAGCAAATCATCAATTGCGGCATCATGGAAGCCCATATGATGGGCGTCGCCGCCGGGATGGCCCTGACCGGAAAGATCCCCTTCGTCCATACTTTCGCCCAGTTCGCCACGCGGAGGGCGTTCGACCAGCTTTTCGTTTCCCTGGCCTATGCCAAATTGAATGTCAAGATCCTCGGTTCCGACGCCGGGGTAACGGCGGAACATAACGGCGGAACCCATATGGCTTTCGAGGATCTCGGGCTCGTCCGGCTCATTCCCCACGCCACCGTCTATGAGGCCAGCGACGGGACCATGCTGAGGGAACTGCTCGTCCAAAGCTACGGGGAATACGGCGTCCATTATATCCGGACGATCCGCAAAAAGGCGTTGCAGCTTTACGACAAAGGGGAAAAATTCCCGAAGGGAAAAGGAAAGCTGCTGAGGGACGGAAAGGACGCGGCGATCATCGCCTCCGGGATCATGGTCGCCGAATCGTTGCTCGCCGCCGATCTTCTGGCGAACCAAGGGATTGACGTGATGGTCATCGACATGTATACGATTAAACCGATCGACCGGGATCTTTTGATCCATGCCGCCAAGACGGCCGGACTGGTGATCACGGCGGAAAATCACAATGTCATCGGCGGTCTGGGAAGCGCGGTGGCGGAAACCTTGGCGGAGACCTTCCCGGTTCCGGTCTACCGGATCGGCGTGAGGGAACAATTCGGCCAAGTGGGCAAAACGGATTATTTGAAGGAATATTACGGCCTGACCGCAAAACACATCGCGGAAACGGTGCTCGAACAAATCAAAAGGAAAAAAGAATAG
- a CDS encoding SIS domain-containing protein: protein MMRILGLRENELKKINGYFTCIEMINQPNLWLEGXKIIGEHKQEIQKFMDQMNSIKDLKIFLVGAGSSAKAASIVENYIRRVTKKEVHCISSTNLITQPDNYIIGDEPVLLVSFGSSGNTIEGLEAVEIFQERCKELYQLLIICSDEGEMVKKYGAKEGVLYIPIPPGTKGKSIAATGEFTLLIQYALLLFDIQNYDYYKELFQNASRDAARFFDKDIYKVHSIANQPYDTIAALGSNSLVPLAAEMCLKITELTGGLQSSQFHSVLEFRHGPKVVMNSKTLVSFFFSRDPLTMKYEIDMLKECSEDKRKSTIVAVSMDYVSEIDAHCDYYFHFNGNGFPYRDDAHIVFLYSLYLQSFSILKGVNLGISPDTLGNNADGFINKVAQGVNIYKK from the coding sequence ATGATGCGGATTTTAGGATTAAGAGAGAATGAATTAAAGAAAATCAATGGATATTTTACCTGCATAGAAATGATTAACCAACCGAATCTATGGCTCGAAGGGGNAAAAATAATCGGAGAACACAAACAAGAAATACAGAAATTTATGGATCAAATGAATTCAATTAAAGATTTAAAAATATTTCTGGTCGGGGCCGGCAGTTCGGCAAAAGCCGCTTCCATTGTGGAAAATTATATAAGAAGGGTTACAAAAAAAGAGGTTCATTGCATTTCGTCAACAAATTTAATTACGCAGCCCGACAATTATATTATTGGAGATGAACCTGTGTTGCTTGTGTCCTTCGGCAGTTCGGGAAATACCATTGAGGGACTGGAGGCTGTGGAGATTTTTCAGGAAAGATGCAAAGAACTCTATCAACTTTTGATCATATGTTCGGATGAAGGGGAAATGGTAAAAAAATATGGCGCGAAGGAAGGCGTTTTATACATCCCCATCCCTCCGGGAACGAAGGGAAAAAGCATAGCCGCCACCGGAGAGTTCACCTTGCTTATTCAATATGCCTTGCTTTTATTTGATATCCAGAATTATGACTATTATAAGGAATTGTTTCAAAATGCTTCCCGTGATGCAGCGCGCTTTTTTGATAAAGACATATATAAGGTTCATAGCATTGCCAATCAGCCTTATGATACAATCGCCGCTCTCGGCTCCAACTCCCTCGTTCCCCTTGCGGCAGAAATGTGCCTGAAAATCACTGAATTGACAGGCGGACTGCAAAGTTCCCAGTTTCATTCGGTTTTGGAATTCAGACATGGCCCGAAGGTCGTCATGAATTCAAAAACGCTCGTTTCATTTTTTTTCAGCCGCGATCCCTTAACGATGAAATATGAAATCGATATGCTGAAAGAGTGTTCGGAGGATAAGCGGAAAAGTACAATTGTTGCCGTATCCATGGATTACGTTTCCGAGATTGACGCACACTGCGATTATTATTTCCATTTCAATGGAAACGGTTTTCCTTATAGGGATGATGCCCACATCGTATTCCTTTACTCGTTATATTTACAATCCTTTTCCATATTAAAAGGCGTCAACCTCGGGATATCCCCCGATACATTGGGAAATAATGCGGACGGCTTCATAAACAAAGTGGCCCAGGGAGTAAATATTTATAAAAAATGA
- a CDS encoding PTS sugar transporter subunit IIA translates to MRKIVIVSGHGRYATGLQSTLELLAGKNKDLFYVDFTEEDTDETLKNKFMEILEENKDSEVLFVCDIIGGTPFKVAAAISNFSPKMELVAGCNIGGILESVLMKDQLSLSELAESMVEGSKKSTMVFKKINGSASAFNVPEGEGI, encoded by the coding sequence ATGAGGAAAATTGTCATCGTCAGCGGCCACGGGAGATACGCAACCGGGCTTCAAAGCACTTTGGAACTTCTTGCGGGTAAAAATAAAGATCTGTTTTATGTGGATTTTACGGAAGAGGATACCGATGAAACATTAAAAAATAAATTTATGGAGATTCTGGAAGAAAATAAGGATTCCGAAGTGCTTTTTGTCTGCGACATAATCGGCGGTACGCCATTTAAAGTCGCAGCTGCTATCTCCAATTTTTCTCCGAAAATGGAGCTCGTGGCAGGGTGCAATATCGGGGGAATACTGGAATCGGTATTGATGAAGGATCAGCTGTCCTTGTCTGAACTTGCGGAAAGCATGGTTGAAGGCAGCAAGAAATCAACGATGGTATTTAAAAAAATAAACGGAAGTGCAAGTGCCTTTAATGTTCCGGAAGGAGAAGGTATTTAA